A genome region from Hymenobacter tibetensis includes the following:
- a CDS encoding endo-1,4-beta-xylanase — protein sequence MTTTISMRRLTTVGLLLAGLTVFSSERPAPEKGLKDYYKDYLLVGVAVSPAGLKGSEGELIKQHFNSITPENSMKMGPIHPEENRYSWKDSDEIVQFAQDNKLRVRGHNLLWHEQTPKWLFKDANGKQVSKEVLLKRLKDHIDTVVKRYKGKIYAWDVVNEAISDNPQEFLRNSEWYQICGEDFIAKAFEYAHAADPKAVLFYNDYNTERPEKRERIYKLLKKLKDANVPIDAVGLQGHWSLEEPTEQELRKAIEQYSSLGLKVQITELDVSIYPWEKDRRAKRPDESDAYTPELEQKQIEQYKMFFRVFRENKNVLTGITFWNISDKYTWLDTYPVPGRKNYPLLFDQNQKPKKAYWEVVKF from the coding sequence ATGACTACTACCATTTCCATGCGTAGGCTGACAACTGTTGGCTTACTGCTGGCCGGGCTCACTGTTTTCAGCAGTGAACGTCCCGCGCCCGAAAAAGGCTTAAAGGACTACTACAAAGATTACCTTTTGGTGGGGGTGGCCGTATCGCCGGCCGGGCTGAAGGGGTCGGAGGGTGAGCTGATTAAGCAGCACTTCAACAGCATCACGCCCGAGAACTCCATGAAAATGGGCCCCATCCACCCCGAGGAAAACCGGTACTCCTGGAAGGACTCGGATGAGATTGTGCAGTTCGCGCAAGACAACAAGCTGCGGGTGCGCGGCCACAATTTGCTGTGGCACGAGCAAACGCCCAAGTGGCTGTTCAAGGATGCGAACGGCAAGCAGGTGTCCAAGGAAGTGCTGCTTAAGCGCCTCAAAGACCACATTGATACCGTGGTGAAGCGCTACAAAGGCAAAATTTACGCCTGGGATGTGGTGAACGAAGCCATTTCCGACAACCCGCAGGAGTTTCTGCGCAACTCGGAGTGGTACCAGATCTGCGGCGAAGACTTCATTGCCAAAGCCTTCGAATACGCCCACGCTGCCGACCCCAAAGCCGTACTGTTCTACAACGACTACAACACCGAGCGGCCCGAAAAGCGCGAGCGAATCTACAAGCTGCTCAAGAAGCTGAAAGACGCCAACGTGCCGATTGATGCGGTAGGGCTGCAAGGCCACTGGTCATTGGAGGAGCCTACGGAGCAGGAACTGCGCAAGGCCATCGAGCAGTACTCATCGTTGGGGTTGAAGGTGCAGATAACGGAACTGGACGTGTCCATCTACCCGTGGGAAAAGGACCGCCGCGCCAAGCGCCCCGACGAATCGGACGCCTACACGCCCGAGTTGGAGCAGAAGCAGATCGAGCAGTACAAGATGTTTTTCCGGGTGTTCCGAGAAAACAAGAACGTGCTAACCGGCATCACCTTCTGGAACATCTCCGATAAATACACTTGGCTGGACACGTATCCGGTGCCTGGTCGCAAAAACTACCCCCTGCTTTTCGACCAGAACCAGAAGCCCAAGAAGGCTTACTGGGAAGTGGTAAAGTTTTAG
- a CDS encoding glycosyl hydrolase 115 family protein, giving the protein MKFLPFYTARFRTACCLWLVLLVPFVAQAQTPAKKLTDTYVSAEKGKNGFTLAASGQAAALYASNTDWPGVLRAAQDLQADVNRVTNVTPTLITDKAPAGKEVVLIGTIGKSPLIDGLVKAKKLDVSQVTGKWETFVLQVVEKPLPGVDRALVIAGSDKRGTIYGIYDLSQQIGVSPWYWWADVPTKPQKVLYVAVGQHTQGTPKVKYRGIFINDEAPALQNWSKEKFGGVNSKMYAHMFELILRLKGNYLWPAMWGNMFNVDDPQNPVLADEYGIVMGTSHHEPLTRAHEEWKHAGKGAWNYQTNATTLQEFWRGGMKRMGTRENIVSIGMRGDGDEPMSEDSNIALLEKIVADQRKIIAEETGKPAEQTPQLWALYKEVQDYYDKGMRVPDDVTLLLCDDNWGNIRKLPKIGEKPRAGGYGIYYHFDYVGGPRNYKWLNTNPLPRIWEQMHLAHEYGANQIWIVNVGDLKPMEFPISFFLDYAWNPDKISADQVDDYSREWAAKQFGAKYATGIADILAKYAKYNARRKPELLNADTYSLTNYREWETVVADYNRLLTQAEQINQQLPTEYRDAYYQLVLHPVQACANLNELYYTVALNREAAKNGQANTNELAEKAKGLYAKDAEITNRYHALAGGKWNHMMDQTHIGYTYWQQPEKNAMPAVQTSAQATTVAPATQATPPSKPQTKAAAGAGFQENDGYVSIEAEHYSKAVHGGSVKWQTIPDLGRTLSGVTTLPTTAASQMPAASSPHLQYRVELTGSGPVTVKAYLAPTLNFTGGQGLRYAVSFDDEAPQIVNLHTGLVADNGNRPWEKAVAESILIKESKHTVAKPGTHVLKFWRVDPGVVLEKLVVDLGGVKPSYLGPPESASGASTNPKNEKGSVGQW; this is encoded by the coding sequence ATGAAATTCCTGCCTTTCTATACTGCTAGATTCCGCACAGCCTGCTGTTTGTGGCTGGTGCTACTAGTCCCATTCGTGGCACAGGCGCAAACGCCAGCCAAGAAACTAACAGACACATATGTGTCAGCTGAGAAAGGGAAAAACGGCTTTACGCTGGCTGCCTCAGGCCAAGCTGCCGCCCTTTACGCCAGCAACACCGACTGGCCCGGCGTGTTGCGGGCCGCCCAAGACTTGCAGGCCGATGTCAACCGCGTTACCAACGTTACGCCTACGCTCATCACCGATAAAGCCCCGGCCGGTAAAGAAGTGGTGCTGATTGGCACCATTGGCAAAAGCCCGCTGATTGATGGGCTAGTGAAAGCCAAGAAGCTGGACGTGTCGCAGGTGACGGGCAAGTGGGAAACCTTCGTGCTGCAAGTGGTGGAAAAGCCCCTGCCCGGCGTGGACCGTGCCCTAGTTATTGCCGGCAGCGACAAGCGCGGCACCATCTACGGCATTTATGATTTGTCGCAGCAGATAGGGGTGTCGCCGTGGTACTGGTGGGCCGATGTGCCTACCAAGCCGCAGAAGGTACTATATGTAGCTGTTGGGCAGCATACGCAAGGCACGCCGAAAGTGAAATACCGCGGCATTTTCATCAACGATGAAGCCCCGGCCCTGCAAAACTGGTCGAAGGAGAAGTTTGGTGGCGTCAATTCCAAGATGTACGCGCACATGTTCGAGCTGATTCTGCGCTTGAAGGGCAACTACCTGTGGCCTGCCATGTGGGGCAACATGTTCAACGTAGACGACCCGCAAAACCCGGTGCTGGCCGATGAGTACGGTATTGTGATGGGTACTTCGCACCACGAGCCACTCACGCGGGCCCACGAGGAATGGAAGCACGCCGGCAAAGGCGCCTGGAACTACCAAACCAACGCCACCACCCTGCAGGAGTTTTGGCGCGGCGGTATGAAGCGCATGGGTACCCGCGAAAACATTGTGAGCATAGGCATGCGCGGCGACGGCGACGAACCTATGAGCGAAGACAGCAACATTGCGCTGCTGGAAAAAATAGTGGCCGACCAGCGGAAAATTATTGCCGAAGAAACCGGTAAGCCCGCCGAGCAAACCCCGCAGCTCTGGGCGCTCTACAAGGAAGTGCAGGACTACTACGACAAAGGCATGCGCGTACCCGACGACGTGACGCTGCTGCTCTGCGACGACAACTGGGGCAACATCCGTAAGCTGCCAAAAATAGGGGAGAAGCCCCGAGCCGGTGGCTACGGTATCTACTACCACTTCGACTATGTGGGTGGCCCCCGCAACTACAAGTGGCTCAACACCAACCCGCTGCCGCGCATCTGGGAGCAAATGCATTTGGCCCACGAGTACGGCGCCAACCAAATTTGGATTGTGAACGTGGGTGACTTGAAGCCCATGGAGTTTCCCATCAGCTTCTTCCTCGACTACGCCTGGAACCCCGACAAAATCAGCGCCGACCAAGTAGACGACTACAGCCGGGAGTGGGCCGCCAAGCAGTTTGGTGCTAAATACGCCACCGGTATTGCTGATATTCTGGCTAAGTATGCCAAGTACAACGCCCGTCGCAAGCCCGAACTGCTCAACGCCGACACCTATAGCCTAACCAACTACCGCGAGTGGGAAACGGTGGTGGCCGACTACAACCGCCTCCTGACCCAAGCCGAGCAAATCAACCAGCAACTGCCCACCGAGTACCGCGACGCCTACTACCAGCTGGTGCTGCACCCGGTGCAGGCTTGCGCCAACCTGAATGAGTTGTATTACACCGTGGCTCTGAACCGAGAAGCCGCCAAAAACGGGCAGGCTAACACCAACGAGTTGGCCGAGAAAGCCAAGGGCCTGTACGCCAAAGACGCGGAAATCACTAACCGGTATCACGCCCTGGCCGGCGGCAAGTGGAACCACATGATGGACCAAACTCACATCGGCTACACGTACTGGCAGCAGCCTGAAAAGAACGCTATGCCGGCCGTCCAAACTAGCGCCCAGGCTACCACTGTCGCCCCTGCAACGCAAGCTACTCCACCCTCGAAGCCACAGACGAAAGCTGCGGCTGGCGCAGGATTCCAGGAAAACGACGGCTATGTTTCCATTGAAGCCGAGCATTACAGCAAGGCGGTACACGGCGGCAGCGTGAAATGGCAAACCATTCCGGACTTGGGCCGCACGCTCTCGGGTGTTACCACGTTGCCTACCACAGCGGCAAGTCAGATGCCAGCAGCCAGCAGCCCGCACCTGCAATACCGCGTGGAACTGACTGGTAGCGGCCCCGTAACGGTGAAGGCTTATCTGGCTCCCACGCTGAATTTCACTGGTGGCCAAGGCTTGCGCTACGCCGTATCGTTCGACGACGAAGCCCCGCAAATCGTTAACCTGCACACCGGCTTGGTGGCCGACAATGGCAACCGGCCGTGGGAAAAGGCGGTGGCTGAAAGCATTCTTATCAAAGAATCCAAGCACACAGTGGCCAAGCCCGGCACGCACGTGCTCAAATTTTGGCGCGTAGACCCCGGCGTGGTGCTGGAAAAGCTGGTAGTCGACCTCGGCGGTGTCAAGCCGAGCTACCTCGGTCCGCCGGAAAGTGCCTCGGGCGCTTCGACCAACCCTAAAAACGAGAAAGGCAGCGTGGGTCAGTGGTAA
- a CDS encoding endo-1,4-beta-xylanase — translation MLRHRLRFLLVPFSFLALELQAQNAPVVQQAETGTVGADWTTPTQTGVQYVTVVPTAMINSNNPGTAARIITYSVTFPGPGSYDLYARIRVGTGAANDDSFYYGNGFGTKTATDDTNWITANQLSGVGYTNATEVVGNAGGGQQQVWKWLNLSTFNGGEAPVAFTVTAGNLTQTFQVGAREDGLDIDKFVFGTTGLYFTVANLDAGAQGSSTPPTVFTPTGLPMATGKPKFLGGVHSVPQKPFFNNYFNQVTPENAGKWGSVESTRNVMNWAELDSAYALAQSKGYSFKLHTLIWGAQQPIWIETLPAAEQLAEINEWFAAVAQRYPNITQIEVVNEPTNDLPLNGSTGNNGPNTPGSGAGNYYNALGGAGTTGWDWVITSFELARRYFPNAQLMINDYGVMSSMTSAQRYLGIVNLLVARNLVDGVGIQGHAFETRNVSAANLAANLALLATAGKPLYITELDIDGVNSAMPPQLDDAIQLAEYQRVFPALWEHPAVRGITLWGYRPGHWRTTQGAYIANGDNTERPALVWLKNYVRTTVLSTKSNQNAALTLSPNPAAGGHFVLQGLEKAQTVRVLDLNGRLVKEVKGANQTTVDVSLQVTPGLYVVQVQDAYGVTSRKLVVE, via the coding sequence ATGCTTCGACATAGACTTCGTTTTTTACTTGTTCCTTTCTCTTTCCTCGCCTTAGAGCTACAAGCCCAAAACGCCCCCGTAGTACAGCAAGCGGAAACCGGCACCGTAGGCGCAGATTGGACCACCCCCACTCAGACGGGCGTGCAGTACGTGACGGTAGTGCCCACCGCCATGATCAACTCCAACAATCCAGGAACGGCGGCCCGCATCATCACCTATTCCGTTACGTTCCCCGGCCCTGGTAGCTACGATCTGTACGCCCGCATTCGGGTGGGCACCGGAGCCGCCAACGACGACAGCTTCTACTACGGCAATGGGTTCGGCACCAAAACGGCCACCGACGACACCAACTGGATTACCGCCAATCAGCTCAGCGGCGTGGGCTACACCAACGCCACCGAAGTGGTAGGCAATGCCGGTGGAGGCCAGCAGCAGGTGTGGAAGTGGCTGAACCTGTCAACTTTCAACGGTGGAGAAGCCCCTGTTGCCTTCACGGTAACAGCAGGCAACCTCACCCAAACGTTCCAGGTTGGTGCCCGCGAAGACGGACTGGATATCGATAAGTTTGTGTTTGGCACTACCGGGCTGTATTTCACGGTAGCCAATTTGGACGCCGGGGCGCAGGGTTCTAGCACCCCGCCAACTGTATTCACGCCTACTGGCTTGCCTATGGCTACCGGTAAGCCGAAGTTCCTGGGTGGGGTGCACAGCGTTCCGCAAAAGCCGTTTTTCAACAACTATTTCAATCAGGTGACGCCTGAAAATGCAGGCAAGTGGGGCAGCGTAGAAAGCACCCGCAACGTGATGAACTGGGCCGAGTTGGATTCAGCCTATGCGCTGGCGCAGAGCAAGGGCTATTCATTTAAGCTGCACACGCTTATTTGGGGTGCCCAGCAGCCTATCTGGATTGAGACGTTGCCAGCAGCTGAGCAGCTGGCAGAAATCAACGAGTGGTTTGCGGCCGTAGCCCAGCGCTACCCCAATATCACGCAGATTGAGGTGGTGAACGAACCTACCAACGACCTGCCCCTCAATGGCTCAACTGGCAACAACGGACCCAATACGCCGGGCAGCGGCGCTGGCAACTACTACAATGCGCTGGGCGGGGCCGGCACTACGGGCTGGGACTGGGTGATTACCTCGTTTGAATTGGCTCGCCGGTACTTCCCCAATGCGCAGCTCATGATCAATGACTATGGGGTTATGAGTTCTATGACTAGTGCTCAGCGGTACTTGGGCATCGTCAACTTGCTGGTAGCTCGCAACCTAGTTGATGGTGTAGGGATCCAGGGGCATGCCTTTGAAACCCGCAACGTTTCGGCGGCTAACTTGGCGGCCAACCTCGCTTTGCTCGCTACGGCCGGCAAGCCGCTGTACATCACCGAGCTGGACATTGATGGTGTGAACTCGGCCATGCCACCGCAGCTCGACGACGCCATCCAACTGGCCGAATACCAGCGCGTTTTCCCTGCACTTTGGGAGCATCCAGCAGTGCGTGGCATTACACTTTGGGGGTACCGGCCTGGTCACTGGCGCACCACCCAGGGTGCCTACATAGCCAACGGCGACAACACAGAACGCCCGGCGCTGGTGTGGTTGAAGAACTACGTGCGCACCACCGTGCTGAGCACCAAGAGCAACCAGAATGCAGCTCTCACCCTCTCCCCTAACCCAGCGGCCGGTGGCCACTTTGTACTGCAAGGGCTAGAGAAAGCCCAAACTGTTCGGGTGCTTGACTTGAACGGCCGGTTGGTGAAAGAAGTGAAAGGCGCCAACCAGACAACTGTGGACGTTTCGCTACAAGTAACCCCAGGGTTGTACGTGGTACAGGTGCAGGATGCGTATGGAGTAACCTCCCGCAAACTAGTAGTAGAGTAG
- a CDS encoding NmrA family NAD(P)-binding protein, with the protein MSCFRASLAAPHPTPTVLMATEQTPAYTSASSGPTTIVLAGASGELGLQIALSLLERGAYVRALIRRGSTNPQIATLREQGATVVEVDFANSKELTEACVGAACVVSALSGLRDVIVDTQARLLDAAVAAGVPRFIPSDYSIDYTKLPYGSNRNLDLRREFQERLDKAPIAATSVLNGMFTDLLTGQAPVVLFKLHRVAYWGNADQPLDFTTLADTAAFTAAAALDPTTPRFLRVAGEVATIRGVQAAASAATGKKFGLLWAGGLGVLGTMIKVTRALMPTSDEVFPPWQGMQYLHNMFSGLPKLAPLDNARYPEIRWTSVREVLKSRNE; encoded by the coding sequence TTGTCGTGCTTCCGTGCTAGCCTAGCCGCGCCCCACCCTACCCCCACCGTCCTGATGGCAACAGAGCAAACTCCAGCGTACACAAGTGCTTCTTCGGGGCCTACTACTATTGTGCTGGCAGGGGCCAGCGGTGAACTTGGGCTTCAAATTGCGCTGTCGTTGTTGGAGCGGGGGGCCTATGTACGGGCGCTCATTCGCCGGGGCAGCACCAACCCTCAGATTGCCACCCTCCGCGAGCAAGGAGCCACGGTAGTAGAGGTTGATTTCGCGAACAGTAAGGAGCTTACAGAAGCCTGCGTGGGCGCGGCCTGCGTGGTGTCGGCGTTGTCTGGGCTGCGCGACGTGATTGTGGACACCCAAGCCCGGCTGCTGGACGCGGCCGTTGCAGCGGGCGTGCCACGCTTTATTCCGTCTGACTACTCGATAGACTATACCAAGCTCCCGTACGGCTCCAACCGCAACCTAGACCTGCGCCGGGAGTTCCAGGAACGGCTCGACAAAGCCCCCATTGCCGCTACCTCGGTGCTCAACGGTATGTTCACGGACTTGCTGACCGGGCAAGCCCCGGTGGTGCTGTTTAAATTGCACCGAGTGGCGTACTGGGGCAATGCAGACCAGCCCCTCGACTTTACTACGCTGGCAGACACGGCCGCCTTTACGGCCGCCGCCGCCCTCGATCCTACCACGCCACGTTTTCTGCGCGTGGCCGGCGAAGTGGCTACTATCCGGGGAGTGCAGGCCGCAGCCAGCGCCGCTACCGGCAAAAAGTTTGGTTTGCTGTGGGCAGGTGGCTTGGGTGTGCTTGGTACCATGATCAAGGTAACCAGGGCGCTCATGCCGACCTCTGATGAGGTGTTTCCGCCGTGGCAGGGCATGCAGTACCTCCACAACATGTTCAGCGGCCTGCCCAAGCTCGCTCCGCTTGATAATGCCCGCTATCCAGAAATCCGGTGGACTTCCGTGCGAGAGGTACTCAAAAGCCGCAACGAGTAA
- a CDS encoding YiiX family permuted papain-like enzyme, which produces MPYRQRKLIIERVFGSQQARLAETEVTRIAPKLHNGDLIFQTSTSSQSQAIQLATHSPYSHCGILFKRGKEWRVFEAVQPVSETSLAHWTARGKGGQFVVKRLRDAETVLTPAALQRLQVAGEQYRGKSYDLYFGWSDDRIYCSELLWKMYQQATGREIGELQTLREFDLSHPAVQAKLKERYGNRIPLTEKVISPVRMFESKELVEVR; this is translated from the coding sequence GTGCCATATAGACAGCGCAAATTAATAATAGAGCGAGTCTTCGGCTCCCAGCAAGCTCGCCTCGCCGAAACAGAGGTAACACGTATTGCACCCAAGCTCCACAACGGCGACCTAATTTTCCAGACGTCCACCTCCTCCCAAAGTCAGGCCATTCAACTTGCCACGCATTCGCCCTACAGTCACTGTGGCATCCTGTTCAAACGCGGTAAGGAGTGGCGCGTATTTGAGGCCGTGCAGCCCGTCAGTGAAACCTCCCTAGCTCACTGGACAGCCCGAGGAAAAGGCGGCCAATTTGTAGTAAAGCGCCTCCGCGACGCTGAAACCGTGCTTACCCCCGCTGCCCTACAACGCTTGCAAGTTGCTGGCGAGCAGTATCGCGGTAAAAGCTACGACCTCTACTTCGGTTGGTCCGACGACCGAATCTACTGCTCTGAGCTGCTTTGGAAGATGTACCAGCAAGCCACCGGCCGCGAAATTGGTGAACTTCAAACGCTCCGTGAATTTGACCTCAGCCACCCCGCCGTGCAAGCCAAGCTGAAGGAACGCTACGGCAACCGGATCCCGCTAACCGAAAAGGTGATTTCCCCAGTGCGCATGTTCGAGAGCAAGGAGCTAGTGGAGGTGCGGTAA
- a CDS encoding MFS transporter, whose translation MKSKLALIPLTLGGFGIGMTEFVMMGILPDIASAMRITIPEAGHFISAYALGVVVGAPLLVALTGKLPPKKILALLMGMFAIGNALSLLAPNYEIMLLTRFISGLPHGAFFGVGAVVAGRLAEPGKEAQAISIMFAGLTIANIIGVPIGTYLGHTYSWRIPFVLIVVVALLTVLSVWRWLPNLSAKQSNLRQEFQAFTHLEPWMIIGITILGNGGFFAWFSYIVPLFTEVSGFSNNAVTFLMVLAGVGMALGNILGGWLTDRMSPLRATTWLLLAMATSLLLIPFAAHYQIPTIMITMLTGALAFSTAAPIQMLMIRSAKGSEMLASSLSQSGFNTGNALGAYLGGLPIAAGLGYTSPEWVGAALVAGGILFCVALVAQRRKKVELELALR comes from the coding sequence ATGAAATCAAAACTCGCACTGATTCCCCTCACATTGGGCGGGTTCGGCATTGGCATGACGGAATTCGTCATGATGGGCATTCTGCCCGATATAGCAAGCGCCATGCGCATCACCATCCCCGAGGCGGGGCACTTCATCTCGGCGTATGCGCTTGGGGTCGTAGTGGGTGCGCCGTTGTTGGTGGCCCTCACGGGCAAGCTTCCGCCCAAAAAGATTCTGGCCTTGCTGATGGGTATGTTTGCCATTGGTAATGCGCTGTCGTTGTTGGCTCCCAACTACGAAATCATGCTTCTGACCCGGTTTATTTCCGGCTTGCCGCACGGCGCTTTCTTTGGAGTGGGCGCGGTAGTAGCGGGCCGTTTGGCCGAGCCGGGCAAGGAGGCGCAGGCTATATCCATCATGTTTGCGGGCCTCACCATTGCCAACATCATTGGAGTGCCAATTGGCACTTATTTGGGCCATACCTACAGCTGGCGAATTCCCTTCGTGCTGATTGTGGTAGTGGCGCTGCTGACGGTGCTGAGCGTGTGGCGCTGGTTGCCTAATCTGTCGGCCAAGCAAAGCAACTTGCGGCAAGAGTTTCAAGCCTTCACCCACTTGGAACCCTGGATGATAATTGGCATCACCATCCTTGGCAATGGGGGCTTTTTTGCGTGGTTCAGCTACATCGTACCGCTGTTTACGGAGGTGTCGGGGTTCAGCAACAACGCCGTTACCTTTCTAATGGTGTTGGCGGGCGTGGGCATGGCCCTCGGCAACATACTAGGCGGTTGGCTCACCGACCGTATGTCGCCCCTCCGGGCTACTACGTGGCTGCTGCTGGCCATGGCTACTTCCCTGCTGCTCATTCCCTTTGCGGCGCATTATCAGATTCCCACTATCATGATAACCATGCTCACGGGTGCCTTGGCTTTCTCGACGGCAGCCCCCATTCAAATGCTGATGATACGGTCGGCCAAAGGCTCCGAGATGCTGGCTTCCTCGCTAAGTCAATCAGGTTTCAATACCGGCAACGCGCTAGGCGCTTACTTAGGGGGCTTGCCTATTGCGGCTGGCTTGGGCTATACCTCGCCCGAATGGGTGGGCGCGGCGCTGGTTGCAGGCGGCATCCTGTTTTGCGTGGCCTTGGTTGCCCAGCGGCGCAAAAAAGTTGAACTTGAGTTGGCGTTGCGGTAG